One genomic segment of Eikenella corrodens includes these proteins:
- the sdhA gene encoding succinate dehydrogenase flavoprotein subunit, translating into MTYPIRKFDAVIVGGGGAGLRAALQLSKAGLNTAVLSKVFPTRSHTVAAQGGISASLGNVQEDRWDWHMYDTVKGSDWLGDQDAIEFMCRRAPEAVIELEHMGMPFDRVESGKIYQRPFGGHTAEFGKRAVERACAVADRTGHAMLHTLYQQNVRANTQFFVEWTALDLIRNEEGDAVGITAMEMESGDVYIFHAKTILFATGGAGRIYASSTNAFMNTGDGLGICARAGIPLEDMEFWQFHPTGVAGAGVLITEGVRGEGGILLNADGERFMERYAPTVKDLASRDVVSRAMSLEILEGRGCGKNKDHVLLKIDHIGAEKIMSKLPGIREISINFAGVDPIKDPIPVVPTVHYMMGGIPTNYLGEVVAPKDGNPEAVVPGLYAAGECACASVHGANRLGTNSLLDLVVFGKSAGDSMIEFIKQNPDIKPLPENAGALTEQRLARLNSQTGGENVDVLRGELQRTLQRHAGVFRTDAILKEGVDKVLALVERNKHTEIGDKSMVWNTARIEALELDNMMEVAKATMIAAEARKESRGAHASDDHPERDDENWMKHSLFYSADNSLAYKPVHTQPLSVEYIKPAKRIY; encoded by the coding sequence ATGACTTATCCTATCCGAAAATTCGATGCCGTTATCGTTGGCGGCGGCGGTGCCGGCCTGCGTGCGGCGCTGCAACTTTCCAAAGCCGGCCTCAACACCGCCGTGCTCTCCAAAGTATTTCCCACCCGCTCCCACACCGTGGCCGCGCAGGGCGGCATTTCTGCCTCGCTGGGCAATGTGCAGGAAGACCGCTGGGATTGGCACATGTACGACACCGTGAAAGGCTCCGATTGGCTCGGCGACCAAGACGCCATCGAATTCATGTGCCGCCGCGCGCCCGAAGCTGTGATTGAGCTGGAACACATGGGTATGCCGTTCGACCGCGTGGAAAGCGGCAAAATCTACCAGCGCCCCTTCGGCGGCCATACCGCCGAGTTCGGCAAACGCGCCGTAGAACGCGCCTGCGCCGTGGCCGACCGCACCGGCCATGCCATGCTGCACACGCTCTATCAGCAAAACGTGCGCGCCAACACCCAATTCTTCGTGGAATGGACCGCACTCGACCTCATCCGCAACGAAGAAGGCGATGCAGTGGGCATCACTGCCATGGAAATGGAAAGCGGCGATGTGTATATCTTCCACGCCAAAACCATCCTGTTCGCCACCGGCGGTGCCGGCCGCATCTATGCCTCTTCCACCAACGCCTTCATGAACACCGGCGACGGCCTGGGCATCTGTGCCCGTGCCGGCATCCCGCTGGAAGATATGGAATTTTGGCAATTCCACCCCACCGGCGTGGCCGGTGCGGGCGTGCTGATTACCGAAGGCGTGCGCGGCGAAGGCGGTATCTTGCTCAACGCCGACGGCGAACGCTTTATGGAGCGTTACGCCCCCACCGTGAAAGACCTCGCTTCGCGCGACGTCGTTTCCCGCGCCATGTCGCTAGAAATTCTGGAAGGTCGCGGCTGCGGCAAAAACAAAGACCACGTTTTGCTGAAAATCGACCACATCGGCGCAGAGAAAATCATGTCCAAGCTGCCCGGTATCCGCGAGATTTCCATCAACTTCGCCGGCGTTGATCCGATTAAAGACCCGATTCCCGTGGTGCCCACCGTGCACTACATGATGGGCGGTATTCCCACCAACTACTTGGGCGAAGTGGTTGCGCCGAAAGACGGCAATCCCGAAGCCGTTGTGCCCGGCCTGTATGCCGCTGGCGAATGCGCCTGTGCCTCAGTGCACGGTGCCAACCGCCTCGGCACCAACTCCCTGCTCGATTTGGTGGTGTTCGGCAAATCTGCCGGCGACAGCATGATTGAGTTCATCAAGCAGAATCCCGACATCAAACCGCTGCCCGAAAACGCCGGTGCGCTCACCGAACAACGCCTGGCACGGCTGAACAGCCAAACCGGCGGTGAAAACGTAGACGTGCTGCGCGGCGAACTGCAACGCACACTGCAACGCCACGCCGGCGTATTCCGCACCGACGCCATTCTGAAAGAAGGCGTGGACAAAGTACTTGCCTTGGTAGAACGCAACAAACACACCGAAATCGGCGACAAGAGCATGGTGTGGAACACCGCCCGCATCGAAGCGCTGGAACTCGACAACATGATGGAAGTGGCCAAAGCCACCATGATTGCTGCCGAAGCCCGCAAAGAATCGCGCGGCGCCCACGCCTCCGACGACCACCCCGAGCGCGATGACGAAAACTGGATGAAGCACAGCCTGTTCTACTCCGCCGACAACAGCCTGGCCTACAAGCCCGTGCACACCCAACCGCTCAGCGTGGAATACATCAAGCCTGCCAAGCGTATTTACTAG